The following proteins are co-located in the Limanda limanda chromosome 5, fLimLim1.1, whole genome shotgun sequence genome:
- the tmem119a gene encoding transmembrane protein 119: MTSHLVTCVTLLSLWYSVCHSTPMFYNMSDGSGDEAELELIFPTSFSTRAPVHITTATGAPTFTNSITTTMIRLKDFVLTRVVDFLQENLLIIIVVTSLLIVMVFIICCATAMSHKRKLEAYKPPANPPRKYMADKTSSKNSGELQERPYAVDHVKRVQTQSMASPKNLRTPSKALVGERGRDVRSSPRQEVRKVREVEEVEKRREEPKHKEQSKYREEVQQSSSPSTSSSPPACTCHLKKSHH, from the coding sequence ATGACGTCTCACTTGGTCACTTGTGTGaccctgctctctctgtggtACAGCGTGTGTCACTCCACTCCCATGTTCTACAACATGTCAGACGGCAGCGGCGACGAagcagagctggagctgatCTTCCCCACCTCGTTCTCCACCCGAGCTCCTGTCCACATCACCACCGCCACTGGAGCTCCAACCTTCACCAACAgcatcaccaccaccatgaTCCGCCTCAAGGACTTTGTGCTGACCCGAGTCGTGGACTTCCTGCAGGAGAATCTGCTCATTATCATCGTGGTGACCTCTCTCCTCATCGTCATGGTCTTCATCATCTGCTGTGCCACTGCGATGAGTCACAAGCGAAAGCTGGAGGCCTACAAGCCGCCTGCTAATCCACCCAGGAAGTACATGGCTGATAAAACTTCCAGCAAGAATTCAGGCGAGCTCCAGGAGAGGCCCTACGCCGTCGACCACGTCAAGAGGGTCCAGACTCAGAGCATGGCCTCCCCGAAGAACCTGCGCACCCCCTCCAAGGCtctggtgggagagagagggagagacgtcAGGTCGTCACCTCGCCAGGAGGTCAGAAAAGTCAGGGAGGTTGAGGAGGTGGAAAAACGGAGAGAGGAGCCCAAGCACAAAGAGCAGTCCAAGtacagggaggaggtgcagcagagtTCCAGCCCCAGCACCAGCTCCAGTCCGCCTGCGTGCACCTGCCACCTGAAAAAGAGCCATCACTAA
- the si:ch211-191d15.2 gene encoding leucine-rich alpha-2-glycoprotein yields the protein MSSCPPGCCCPGSGFLVLCESLNLRSLPRPVPLSTSALSVARNQLCNVDHLLRPLSSLQELSLSHNLLARFPRGLPPSLESLLLQENRITYITAGALRQLGNLTHLDLEDNRIRAIQPGALQALSKLQVLTLKGNNLSSLPRNLPPSLTHLDLSANCISTLDLPSLSPLVNLQVLKINSNCLRSVPDRAFDRLPLLRSVDLTNNLWVCECDILYLYRWLLNGRLKMATDLVCTEPGHLAHRLLLDLSVMALCPRVLTPNERTPQSHLSSATVKPTERSSFENLKDLGDLQISKLTTVAVFSKDVRETRVLLEHFTLQTLTYEECLILNKTQSVSPSNLKTVTYPPDEEQKGPNITGRYPQSNRTSAGETQSLLPTNRDAPWLTPAPRQFTQHSSAAVISLLTVLCVLVTLLVLAVLLVLRLVLRRQMRVAPLDAGSAG from the coding sequence ATGTCCTCCTGTCCGCCGGGCTGCTGTTGTCCTGGCTCAGGATTTCTGGTTCTGTGCGAGTCCCTGAATCTCAGGTCCCTTCCTCGCCCGGTCCCTCTCAGCACCTCGGCTCTGTCTGTGGCCAGGAACCAGCTGTGTAATGTGGACCACCTGCTCCGGCCCCTCTCCAGCCTTCAGGAGCTCAGCCTCAGTCACAACCTGCTGGCCCGCTTCCCTCGTGGCCTGCCCCCCAGCCTGGAgtccctgctgctgcaggagaaccGCATCACTTACATCACAGCAGGCGCCCTGAGGCAGCTGGGGAACCTCACTCATCTGGACCTGGAGGACAACCGCATCCGGGCCATCCAGCCCGGGGCCCTCCAGGCTCTCAGCAAGCTGCAGGTCCTGACGCTGAAGGGGAACAACCTCAGCAGCCTCCCCAGGAACCTCCCCCCATCACTCACCCACCTGGACCTCTCAGCTAACTGCATCTCGACCCTGGACCTGCCCTCGCTGTCCCCCCTGGTAAACCTGCAGGTCCTGAAGATCAACAGCAACTGCCTGCGCTCGGTCCCGGACCGCGCCTTCGACAGGCTGCCACTCCTCAGGTCTGTGGACCTCACAAACAACCTGTGGGTGTGCGAATGTGACATCTTGTATCTCTACCGCTGGCTGCTGAACGGGAGGCTGAAGATGGCGACAGACTTGGTGTGCACGGAGCCCGGCCATCTGGCTCACCGTCTGCTCCTGGACCTCTCCGTCATGGCTCTCTGTCCTCGAGTCCTGACCCCAAACGAGAGGACGCCACAGTCACACCTCAGCTCTGCGACAGTGAAGCCGACAGAACGAAGCTCGTTTGAAAACCTGAAGGATTTGGGAGACTTGCAAATATCAAAATTAACCACTGTGGCTGTGTTTTCCAAAGATGTTCGAGAGACTCGTGTGTTACTTGAACACTTCACTTTACAGACGCTCACCTATGAGGAGTGTTTAATCCTGAATAAAACACAGTCTGTGAGCCCATCAAACTTAAAGACTGTCACTTATCCTCCTGATGAGGAACAGAAAGGTCCAAACATCACAGGTCGATACCCTCAGAGTAACAGGACCTCTGCTGGAGAGACACAGTCGTTACTCCCTACGAACAGAGACGCACCCTGGCTCACTCCAGCCCCGAGACAGTTCACACAACACAGTTCTGCAGCGGTCATCTCTCTGCTCACTGTGCTGTGTGTATTAGTAACTCTCCTAGTGCTGGCAGTGCTACTCGTGTTGAGACTGGTGCTTCGGCGCCAAATGAGGGTGGCCCCGCTTGATGCAGGGTCCGCTGGGTGA
- the iscua gene encoding iron-sulfur cluster assembly enzyme ISCU, mitochondrial — protein MAAVSLRYSATSLLLFSRRLLVPALNPVCSYHKKVVDHYENPRNVGSLDKKSKSVGTGLVGAPACGDVMKLQIQVDENGKIVDAKFKTFGCGSAIASSSIATEWVKGKSIDEALKIKNTDIAKELCLPPVKLHCSMLAEDAIRAALSDYRLKQQDKEEPRVKASG, from the exons ATGGCGGCCGTGTCTCTGCGATACTCTGCGACCTCACTGTTGTTGTTCAGCCGCAGGTTGTTGGTTCCGGCGCTAAATCCCGTTTGTTCTTATCACAAAAAG GTGGTGGATCACTATGAAAACCCGAGGAACGTGGGCTCTCTGGACAAGAAGTCAAAGAGCGTGGGGACCGGGTTGGTGGGGGCACCAGCCTGTGGTGATGTAATGAAGCTTCAG ATCCAGGTGGATGAAAATGGCAAGATAGTGGACGCAAAATTCAAGACGTTTGGCTGCGGATCAGCAATTGCCTCCAGTTCTATTGCAACAGAATGGGTGAAGGGGAAGTCG ATCGATGAGGCTCTGAAGAtaaagaacacagacattgCCAAAGAACTCTGCCTTCCTCCAGTCAAGCTCCACTGCTCTA tGCTCGCAGAAGATGCCATAAGAGCAGCGCTGTCTGACTACAGACTAAAACAACAGGACAAGGAGGAGCCTCGTGTGAAGGCCAGCGGTTAA